The Synechococcales cyanobacterium T60_A2020_003 genome includes a window with the following:
- a CDS encoding diguanylate cyclase, whose product MERMLHSWQRAFEAKTFWQDEYRFLHRDGTVIWVMARCVFTFDDRGENTGSVGSLTDITRQKEIELELELANQELERLANLDGLTEVANRRYFDQFLDQEWLRLRRSQHPLSLLMIDIDCFKAYNDTYGHVQGDQILKTVAQLLDGVIRRPTDLVARYGGEEFVIVLPDTDAAGANHLADEILREIHGLAIPHQGSSVKDFLTLSIGLGSQVPAMERSPDDLILQADQALYLAKIQGRDRVVTNP is encoded by the coding sequence GTGGAACGAATGCTGCACTCCTGGCAACGGGCATTTGAGGCGAAAACCTTCTGGCAAGACGAATATCGCTTTCTGCATCGCGACGGCACCGTGATTTGGGTGATGGCTCGCTGCGTGTTTACCTTTGATGACCGGGGTGAAAACACAGGCTCCGTCGGATCGCTGACGGATATTACGCGCCAGAAAGAAATAGAGTTGGAGCTAGAACTAGCGAACCAAGAACTCGAACGATTAGCGAACTTAGACGGATTAACCGAAGTGGCCAACCGCCGCTACTTTGATCAGTTTTTAGATCAAGAGTGGCTGCGTCTACGGCGAAGTCAACATCCGCTGTCGCTGCTCATGATTGATATCGACTGTTTCAAAGCCTACAACGATACCTACGGGCATGTGCAGGGCGACCAAATCCTCAAGACCGTCGCTCAACTCTTGGATGGAGTGATCAGGCGTCCCACAGATTTGGTCGCTCGGTATGGTGGCGAAGAGTTTGTGATTGTCTTGCCGGATACCGATGCAGCCGGGGCAAATCATCTGGCCGATGAGATCCTAAGGGAAATCCATGGTCTCGCGATCCCGCATCAGGGATCTTCAGTCAAGGATTTCCTAACCCTCAGCATCGGCCTTGGCAGCCAGGTTCCGGCAATGGAGCGATCGCCCGATGACCTGATCCTTCAGGCCGATCAAGCCCTATATCTCGCCAAAATACAAGGGCGCGATCGCGTTGTGACCAATCCATGA